From the Oscillospiraceae bacterium genome, one window contains:
- the secD gene encoding protein translocase subunit SecD: MRKHIITIAAVFVVIAVLGTVALTGLDIGDFHFPGVGSDNGIVLGLDLQGGASITYQAVGVDNISRSDMDSVVTIFGRRLDNQNFTERRIVQSGQNRITIEIPGQNPDDDLVALLGSTARLSFRHNGEEIIGAEQVRNARADWQNQEFGARQPVVQLAFDQSAQAAFFAATSAAAAQPQGSDANRIFIYLDEDQISAPFVNEPINSNTAVITMGGEGDGWNAARNLAELINSGVLPFTLELVEMRQVSATLGEEALHTSIRAGLIGLILLALFMIIYYRVPGIVAAVVLTLYVTLSITLMNILSVNLTLPGIAGIILSIGMATDAEIVIFERVKYELRSGKTLRAAVDSGFKRARSAIIDTCLTTMISAGVLYFMGTGPIQGFAVTLFLGVMVSMFTALVITRLMLRAVVGLRITNPRLYGVSELSGASTSKEVA, translated from the coding sequence GTGAGAAAACACATCATCACCATCGCAGCGGTGTTTGTTGTCATCGCGGTGTTGGGTACGGTAGCACTCACCGGGCTTGATATTGGCGACTTTCATTTCCCCGGCGTAGGGAGCGACAACGGTATTGTGCTGGGGCTGGATTTGCAGGGCGGCGCGTCAATTACGTATCAAGCGGTCGGTGTCGATAACATTTCAAGGTCGGATATGGACTCCGTCGTCACTATTTTTGGGCGACGGCTGGATAACCAGAACTTTACTGAACGTCGCATTGTGCAGTCGGGGCAAAATCGTATTACCATTGAGATTCCCGGGCAGAACCCTGATGATGACTTGGTTGCATTACTTGGAAGTACGGCACGGCTGAGTTTCCGCCATAACGGCGAAGAAATCATTGGAGCCGAGCAAGTAAGAAATGCGCGAGCGGATTGGCAGAACCAAGAGTTTGGTGCGCGGCAGCCTGTGGTGCAGTTGGCGTTTGATCAATCGGCACAGGCGGCATTCTTTGCGGCAACCTCTGCTGCGGCTGCGCAGCCGCAGGGTTCAGATGCCAATCGTATTTTCATTTATCTGGACGAAGACCAGATAAGTGCGCCATTTGTCAACGAACCGATTAACAGCAATACGGCTGTTATCACAATGGGAGGTGAAGGCGACGGATGGAATGCGGCAAGAAATTTGGCGGAGTTAATTAATAGCGGTGTATTGCCATTTACATTGGAACTGGTTGAAATGCGCCAAGTCAGTGCGACATTGGGCGAAGAGGCGTTACATACATCCATTCGTGCCGGTCTGATTGGCTTGATTCTATTGGCATTGTTTATGATCATCTACTATCGTGTACCCGGCATTGTGGCGGCTGTTGTGCTGACGCTATATGTTACGTTATCGATTACATTGATGAATATATTGAGCGTCAACTTGACGTTGCCTGGCATTGCCGGCATCATACTCAGTATTGGTATGGCAACCGATGCCGAAATTGTCATATTTGAGCGCGTTAAGTATGAGTTGCGCAGTGGAAAGACACTTCGTGCGGCTGTTGACTCTGGGTTCAAGCGCGCCAGAAGTGCAATTATTGATACCTGCTTAACCACGATGATTTCAGCCGGTGTTTTGTACTTTATGGGGACAGGGCCGATTCAAGGCTTTGCTGTGACGCTATTTCTGGGTGTTATGGTGTCAATGTTCACCGCACTTGTGATTACGCGCCTCATGCTTCGTGCGGTGGTGGGTCTGCGCATAACAAACCCGCGGCTTTACGGCGTATCTGAGCTTTCTGGGGCATCGACGAGCAAGGAGGTAGCCTAA
- a CDS encoding zinc ribbon domain-containing protein, whose protein sequence is MTCTTCGTVAQEQQQFCAKCGAKTTPPPMAEQSTWQPQPRYAHAITNSKPSGRWFLLVVGILYIVFGAAGVMYAPLTLADMNVWLQDFGGETMRGIWSFYYIVSFLLAGYMLLMGIMAVTHWRNVLKARLLQIFVIIEMALVIALPVLWVALRIADEFGSTYFMDVHGRITISSIFDMPFGLVLPILYFIGASKNRRGERS, encoded by the coding sequence ATGACCTGCACAACTTGCGGCACGGTCGCGCAAGAGCAACAGCAATTTTGCGCCAAATGCGGCGCGAAAACAACACCGCCGCCGATGGCCGAACAATCAACATGGCAGCCCCAACCGCGCTACGCCCACGCCATCACAAACAGCAAGCCGTCGGGACGGTGGTTTCTTTTGGTCGTTGGCATTTTATACATCGTGTTCGGCGCAGCCGGGGTTATGTATGCACCGCTGACGTTGGCGGATATGAATGTTTGGCTGCAAGATTTCGGCGGCGAAACCATGCGCGGGATATGGAGTTTCTATTATATCGTGTCGTTTCTTTTGGCGGGCTATATGCTTTTGATGGGCATTATGGCCGTAACCCATTGGCGCAACGTGCTAAAAGCCAGATTGCTGCAAATCTTTGTTATCATTGAAATGGCACTGGTTATTGCATTGCCTGTACTTTGGGTGGCGTTGCGCATTGCCGACGAATTTGGCAGTACATATTTCATGGACGTACACGGACGCATAACAATTTCGAGTATTTTTGATATGCCCTTCGGTCTTGTGCTGCCCATTTTATATTTCATCGGCGCATCCAAAAACAGAAGAGGGGAACGATCATGA
- a CDS encoding nucleoside kinase, which translates to MNLTTINTRIRSDVVAFMTECDAQYEGQIAETADKIAANLENSHLAFLAGPSASGKTTTAKMLELALRKRGIGTHVISMDSYFLPENQTKHLRNEVGDRDYESPYCLDLPLLREHYRSLSQGEEVLVPYFDFKMSRRNPDKEKALQLVRDEIAIYEGIHALNPNLYEQCVAKSFKLYISTQTDMMYDGQVLLDHTLLRLIRRVVRDNHFRGTGIAETLHMWDGVRRGELRYISPYKGLADYQFDTALGYEVAALKPFALSLFEDWEAEDILRKSDYDKVLAALPMFEGIDENVVAKSSLLREFIGGGDLKY; encoded by the coding sequence ATGAATCTAACTACCATTAACACGCGCATTCGCAGTGATGTTGTGGCATTCATGACCGAATGCGACGCGCAATACGAAGGACAAATTGCTGAAACTGCGGATAAAATTGCCGCGAATTTAGAGAATAGCCACCTTGCCTTTCTCGCAGGTCCGAGTGCGAGCGGCAAGACAACGACAGCAAAGATGTTAGAACTGGCACTGCGCAAGCGCGGTATAGGCACACACGTGATTTCCATGGATAGTTACTTTTTGCCTGAAAACCAGACCAAACATCTGCGCAACGAGGTGGGGGATCGCGACTATGAGTCGCCGTATTGCCTGGATTTGCCGCTGCTGCGCGAACATTATCGCAGTCTGTCACAAGGCGAGGAGGTGCTTGTACCGTATTTTGATTTTAAAATGAGCAGACGCAACCCCGATAAAGAAAAAGCACTGCAGTTAGTTCGTGATGAAATTGCCATATACGAGGGCATCCACGCTTTAAATCCAAACCTATACGAGCAATGTGTGGCGAAAAGCTTCAAACTGTATATTTCGACACAAACAGATATGATGTATGACGGGCAAGTTTTGCTCGACCATACGTTGCTGCGCTTGATTCGGCGTGTAGTGCGCGACAATCATTTTCGCGGTACGGGCATTGCCGAAACATTGCATATGTGGGATGGCGTGCGACGTGGTGAATTGCGTTATATCTCGCCATACAAAGGGTTGGCCGATTATCAGTTTGATACAGCATTGGGTTACGAAGTAGCGGCATTGAAACCGTTTGCGTTGTCGTTATTCGAGGACTGGGAAGCTGAAGATATTTTGCGCAAGAGCGATTATGACAAAGTGTTGGCGGCGTTGCCCATGTTTGAGGGAATAGATGAAAACGTGGTGGCAAAAAGCTCATTGTTGCGGGAGTTTATCGGGGGCGGGGATTTGAAATATTAG
- a CDS encoding sugar phosphate isomerase/epimerase, giving the protein MQKFPIGVILDSFRAGFQGGIEKAKALGVQGLQIYAVHGEIAPENLTPAKTAEYRKMIADAGLVVSALCGDMGGGFTKPAENPARIEKSKRIIDVALEMGTNIVTTHIGVVPQDKNEERFKILQEACNELGEYAQKHNAWFAIETGPETCNTLGAFLDSLDSKGVGVNFDPANLVMVVADDVVAGVHRLKDYIVHTHAKDGVMFHQVDARVTYDNFTHEGLAELGELFREVPLGEGGVDFDGWIGALDAIGYHGFLTIEREVGDTPEKDIGLAVDFLRTKTAKYQ; this is encoded by the coding sequence ATGCAGAAATTTCCCATCGGCGTAATTCTAGATTCGTTCCGCGCCGGATTTCAAGGCGGCATTGAAAAGGCTAAGGCTCTTGGTGTACAAGGATTGCAAATCTATGCCGTGCACGGCGAAATCGCACCCGAAAATCTCACGCCGGCCAAAACGGCTGAGTACCGCAAAATGATTGCTGATGCCGGCTTAGTTGTCAGCGCGCTGTGCGGCGACATGGGCGGCGGATTTACCAAACCGGCTGAAAACCCTGCGAGGATTGAGAAATCCAAGCGCATTATTGACGTTGCGCTGGAAATGGGCACCAATATCGTTACCACGCACATTGGCGTTGTACCGCAGGATAAAAATGAAGAGCGGTTCAAAATTTTGCAAGAGGCTTGCAATGAGCTGGGCGAGTACGCGCAGAAACACAACGCCTGGTTTGCCATTGAGACAGGTCCCGAGACATGCAACACATTGGGCGCATTCCTCGACTCCCTGGACAGCAAGGGCGTCGGCGTAAACTTCGACCCCGCCAACCTTGTCATGGTCGTGGCTGATGACGTCGTGGCCGGCGTACATCGCTTGAAAGACTATATCGTGCATACCCACGCCAAGGACGGTGTAATGTTCCATCAAGTTGACGCTCGCGTGACGTATGACAACTTTACACATGAGGGGCTTGCCGAATTAGGTGAGTTGTTCCGCGAAGTGCCGCTGGGTGAGGGCGGTGTTGACTTTGACGGCTGGATTGGCGCGTTAGATGCCATCGGATACCACGGCTTCTTGACCATTGAGCGCGAAGTCGGCGACACGCCAGAAAAAGACATCGGCTTGGCGGTAGACTTCCTGCGAACCAAGACGGCTAAATATCAGTAG
- the hemZ gene encoding coproporphyrinogen dehydrogenase HemZ, with translation MLTIETIGHIDKYSVQQSALMLLSRDITGHCISKLTVRDDTYIVTTRLSINDVGAYSARPLGKTQRKLAPALPTLEHKRQLRELIRESFYRAYVAATGDAPAWGSLTGVKPASVASRLLKTHKTPSKVLTILQKQYHVSPRRADLCLQAALASREYQAMLQPNDISVYVGIPFCPSRCRYCSFVSQSTQRELPLIEPYLQALYREIKQKASLIAGNKQRIVNLYIGGGTPTVLSAVQLDALLTKLACSLDLSSLREYTVEAGRPETCDDERLRILRDHGVTRVSVNPQSMHQSVLDAIGRKHSVQDVYKAVETVRKIGFSALNMDLIAGLPNDNLSGFQETLGAVQAFAPENITVHTMANKKGATANRDAPIIPQNNSHPSRMLNHTLQALPPQYHPYYLYRLKQMAENGENVGWCKRGTECGYNICIMDELHTVIGLGAGAASKIHRRHGEIIRQANPKYPVDYIHRMNV, from the coding sequence ATGCTAACCATCGAAACCATCGGTCACATCGACAAATACAGCGTCCAGCAAAGCGCCCTCATGCTGCTGTCCCGCGATATCACCGGCCATTGTATAAGCAAATTAACAGTCCGCGACGATACATACATCGTCACCACGCGGTTGTCCATTAACGATGTAGGGGCGTACAGTGCGCGTCCGCTTGGTAAAACACAGCGGAAACTTGCGCCTGCTCTTCCAACTCTCGAACACAAACGTCAGCTGCGCGAACTCATCCGCGAATCTTTCTATCGCGCTTACGTCGCTGCCACCGGTGACGCGCCGGCATGGGGTTCATTAACGGGTGTCAAACCGGCAAGTGTGGCGTCAAGGCTGCTCAAAACACACAAAACGCCGTCAAAGGTGTTGACTATATTACAAAAACAATATCACGTCTCGCCCCGGCGTGCCGACTTGTGTTTGCAAGCCGCGCTGGCTTCGCGTGAGTATCAGGCAATGCTGCAGCCCAACGATATATCGGTCTACGTCGGCATTCCGTTCTGCCCGTCGCGCTGCCGGTACTGTTCCTTTGTCAGCCAATCAACACAGCGCGAGTTGCCGCTCATTGAGCCGTATTTGCAGGCCCTATACCGCGAAATTAAGCAAAAAGCAAGCCTCATCGCTGGCAACAAACAACGCATTGTCAATCTCTATATCGGCGGCGGCACGCCAACGGTGCTGTCGGCGGTGCAGCTCGATGCGCTGCTGACAAAGCTGGCATGCTCTCTCGACCTGTCATCTCTCCGTGAATACACCGTTGAGGCGGGCCGCCCCGAAACATGCGATGACGAGCGCTTGCGTATTCTGCGCGATCATGGCGTGACGCGCGTGTCGGTCAACCCACAGAGTATGCATCAATCGGTGCTTGATGCCATCGGCCGTAAACACAGCGTACAAGACGTGTACAAAGCCGTAGAAACCGTGCGAAAAATAGGGTTTTCCGCACTAAATATGGACCTAATTGCAGGCTTACCAAACGATAATTTGAGTGGTTTTCAGGAAACCTTGGGTGCCGTGCAGGCATTCGCCCCCGAAAATATCACAGTTCACACAATGGCAAATAAAAAAGGCGCAACAGCAAATCGAGACGCTCCGATTATCCCACAAAACAACAGCCATCCATCCCGGATGCTCAACCACACCCTACAAGCCCTGCCTCCACAATACCACCCATATTATTTATACCGCCTAAAGCAAATGGCAGAAAACGGAGAAAACGTCGGTTGGTGTAAGCGCGGCACAGAATGCGGCTATAACATATGTATAATGGACGAACTGCACACGGTCATCGGCCTTGGTGCCGGTGCTGCCAGCAAAATTCATCGCCGACACGGCGAAATCATCCGCCAAGCCAACCCGAAATATCCGGTTGACTATATCCATAGAATGAACGTGTAG